A window of the Microbacterium sp. LWH13-1.2 genome harbors these coding sequences:
- the uvrC gene encoding excinuclease ABC subunit UvrC, whose translation MADVLPYKPRAGEIPTNPGVYRFRDADGRVLYVGKAKNLRQRLSNYFAPLRTLHERTRRMVTTASSVEWTVVSTDVDSLQLEYMWIKEFDPPFNVRYKDDKSYPFMAVTLGDEAPRVIVTRNRKIPGARYFGPYPKVWAVHETIDLMVKAFPIRTCSDSSYKRAMQTGRPCFPGQIGKCGGPCSMTVTIEEHRAMVDDFVAFMAGGDERFTRELTTRMLAASAAMDYEAAAKYRDKLSAIEAVLGKSALVLATDEDADLFGIAEDELAAAVQHFVIRGGRVRGVRAMTIEKEIDISGAELVDQVLQRAYGDAQDVPRRILVPSLPDDAAELEVWLRERRGKKVEIAVAQRGQRADLMRTATLNAQQALIRYKTRRTSDYVARTQALTDLQEALGLTEAPLRIECFDISHLGGTNVVASMVVFEDGLPRKDQYRSFNIPETTDDTDSMYQVLRRRLAYLDRPEEADDPAGVVAVAGETGEGLEEVVVEVKRKPRFAYPPQLLLVDGGQPQVEAAARALRDAGHTEIAVCGIAKRLEEIWLPGEDFPVILPRTSESLYLLQRLRDEAHRFAITHQRKRRRNDISSVLSEVPGLGASRIKVLLKHFGSVTALRAAAPGEIEEVQGIGPVLAQNIHSHLSTR comes from the coding sequence ATGGCCGACGTGCTGCCGTACAAGCCGAGGGCCGGTGAGATCCCGACCAATCCCGGCGTGTACCGTTTCCGCGACGCCGACGGCCGCGTGCTCTATGTCGGCAAGGCCAAGAACCTGCGTCAGCGCCTGTCGAACTACTTCGCGCCGCTGCGCACCCTGCACGAGCGCACGCGGCGGATGGTGACCACGGCATCGTCTGTCGAGTGGACGGTCGTCTCGACCGACGTCGACTCGCTGCAGTTGGAGTACATGTGGATCAAGGAGTTCGATCCGCCCTTCAACGTGCGGTACAAAGACGACAAGTCGTACCCGTTCATGGCGGTCACCCTCGGGGACGAGGCTCCTCGGGTGATCGTCACCCGGAATCGCAAGATCCCCGGTGCGCGATACTTCGGCCCCTACCCCAAGGTCTGGGCGGTGCACGAGACGATCGATCTGATGGTCAAGGCCTTCCCCATCCGCACCTGCAGCGACTCGAGCTACAAGCGGGCTATGCAGACGGGCAGGCCGTGCTTCCCCGGGCAGATCGGCAAGTGCGGTGGGCCGTGCTCGATGACCGTCACGATCGAAGAGCACCGCGCGATGGTCGACGACTTCGTCGCGTTCATGGCCGGCGGTGACGAGCGGTTCACGCGCGAGCTGACCACCAGGATGCTCGCGGCATCCGCGGCGATGGACTACGAGGCCGCGGCCAAGTACCGCGACAAGCTCTCGGCGATCGAGGCCGTGCTCGGCAAGAGCGCGCTGGTGCTGGCGACCGACGAGGACGCGGATCTGTTCGGCATCGCGGAAGACGAGCTCGCCGCCGCCGTGCAGCACTTCGTGATCCGTGGTGGACGTGTGCGCGGTGTCCGTGCGATGACGATCGAGAAGGAGATCGACATCTCCGGCGCCGAGCTCGTCGACCAGGTGCTGCAGCGCGCCTACGGCGATGCGCAGGACGTGCCTCGGCGCATCCTCGTGCCATCCCTTCCCGACGACGCGGCCGAGCTCGAGGTGTGGCTCCGCGAGAGGCGGGGCAAGAAGGTCGAGATCGCGGTCGCTCAGCGCGGTCAGCGCGCCGACCTGATGCGCACGGCGACGCTCAACGCTCAGCAGGCGCTGATCCGCTACAAGACCCGGCGCACGAGCGATTACGTCGCGCGCACCCAGGCGTTGACCGATCTGCAGGAAGCGTTGGGTCTGACCGAGGCGCCCCTGCGCATCGAATGCTTCGACATCTCGCACCTCGGCGGCACGAACGTTGTCGCCTCGATGGTCGTCTTCGAAGACGGCCTTCCGCGGAAAGACCAATACCGATCGTTCAACATCCCCGAGACGACCGACGACACCGACTCGATGTACCAGGTGCTGCGCCGACGCCTGGCATACCTCGACCGCCCGGAGGAGGCCGACGACCCTGCAGGGGTCGTGGCGGTCGCCGGTGAGACGGGAGAGGGCCTCGAGGAGGTCGTCGTCGAGGTCAAGCGCAAGCCGCGGTTCGCCTATCCTCCCCAGCTGCTGCTCGTCGACGGCGGTCAGCCCCAGGTCGAGGCGGCGGCGCGGGCCCTCCGCGATGCCGGACACACCGAGATCGCGGTGTGCGGCATCGCGAAGCGACTCGAGGAGATCTGGCTTCCGGGCGAGGACTTCCCGGTCATCCTGCCGCGCACCAGCGAGTCCCTCTACCTGCTCCAGCGCTTGCGCGATGAGGCCCACCGCTTCGCGATCACTCACCAGCGCAAGCGACGCAGGAACGACATCTCGTCGGTGCTCTCCGAGGTCCCAGGTCTCGGTGCATCCCGCATCAAGGTCCTTCTCAAGCACTTCGGATCCGTCACCGCACTCCGGGCCGCGGCGCCAGGAGAGATCGAAGAGGTGCAGGGGATCGGCCCCGTGCTCGCTCAGAACATCCATTCGCATCTCTCCACTCGCTAG
- the secG gene encoding preprotein translocase subunit SecG: protein MEILEFVLQVVLGITSVLLTLLILLHKGRGGGLSDMFGGGMTSAVGSSGLAERNLNRFTVILALAWFVSIVALGLITKFEVI, encoded by the coding sequence GTGGAAATTCTCGAGTTCGTCCTGCAGGTGGTGCTGGGCATAACCAGCGTCCTGCTGACTCTCCTCATCCTCCTCCACAAGGGTCGCGGTGGCGGCCTGTCCGACATGTTCGGTGGCGGAATGACGTCGGCTGTGGGCTCGTCGGGTCTCGCTGAGCGCAATCTCAATCGGTTCACCGTGATCCTCGCTCTGGCGTGGTTCGTGTCGATCGTCGCGCTCGGTCTCATCACGAAGTTCGAGGTGATCTGA
- a CDS encoding RNA polymerase-binding protein RbpA: MATGGNAIRGTRVGSGPMGEQDHGYHADRIAVSYWDGLGNETVRYFAAGLPEEEIPETIDHPQSGLPAGRDKANPPALAKAEPYKTHLAYVKERRTDEEAVQLLEDALTQLRERRGQ; this comes from the coding sequence ATGGCTACCGGCGGCAATGCGATCCGAGGGACCCGTGTCGGTTCCGGCCCCATGGGCGAGCAGGACCACGGCTACCACGCCGACCGCATCGCGGTGTCCTACTGGGACGGTCTCGGTAACGAGACGGTTCGCTACTTCGCGGCGGGTCTTCCTGAAGAGGAGATCCCCGAGACGATCGACCACCCGCAGTCCGGGCTGCCTGCCGGGCGCGACAAGGCCAACCCGCCTGCGCTCGCCAAGGCGGAGCCGTACAAGACGCACCTCGCATACGTGAAGGAGCGTCGTACCGACGAAGAGGCCGTCCAGCTTCTCGAGGACGCGCTCACCCAGCTGCGCGAGCGCCGGGGCCAGTGA
- the gap gene encoding type I glyceraldehyde-3-phosphate dehydrogenase translates to MSVKIGINGFGRIGRNYFRAALAQGADIEIVAVNDLTDNKTLAHLLKYDSVGGVLDADISYDDESITVNGKAIKAFAERDPAGLPWGELGVDIVIESTGFFTKAELAKKHIEAGAKKVLISAPGTGVDGTFVMGVNEDTYNPETDHIISNASCTTNCLAPLAQVFNDAFGIDRGFMMTAHAYTADQNLQDGPHSDLRRARAAAINITPASTGAAKAIGEVLPELQGKLSGSSYRVPVPTGSIVDLTLITDRENLTVEEVNEAYKKAAADGRLAGFLQYNEDQIVSSDIVHNPHSSIFDATLTNVSGNLVKVSSWYDNEWGYSNRLVDLTEYVAERL, encoded by the coding sequence GTGTCTGTCAAGATCGGTATCAACGGCTTCGGCCGTATCGGACGCAACTACTTCCGCGCGGCTCTCGCGCAGGGAGCGGACATCGAGATCGTCGCTGTCAACGACCTCACCGACAACAAGACCCTTGCCCACCTTCTGAAGTACGACTCGGTGGGCGGCGTCCTCGATGCTGACATCAGCTACGACGACGAGAGCATCACGGTCAACGGCAAGGCCATCAAGGCGTTCGCAGAGCGCGACCCCGCCGGTCTCCCGTGGGGCGAGCTGGGCGTCGACATCGTCATCGAGTCGACCGGCTTCTTCACCAAGGCCGAGCTCGCCAAGAAGCACATCGAGGCAGGCGCCAAGAAGGTCCTCATCTCGGCACCGGGCACCGGCGTCGACGGCACGTTCGTCATGGGCGTGAACGAGGACACGTACAACCCGGAGACCGATCACATCATCTCCAACGCCTCGTGCACGACCAACTGCCTCGCACCGCTGGCACAGGTCTTCAATGACGCGTTCGGCATCGACCGCGGCTTCATGATGACGGCTCACGCCTACACCGCAGACCAGAACCTGCAGGACGGCCCGCACAGCGACCTGCGTCGTGCGCGCGCCGCCGCCATCAACATCACCCCGGCATCCACCGGTGCTGCCAAGGCGATCGGCGAGGTCCTCCCCGAGCTCCAGGGCAAGCTGAGCGGCTCGTCGTACCGCGTGCCGGTTCCCACCGGCTCGATCGTCGACCTCACGCTGATCACCGACCGTGAGAACCTCACGGTCGAAGAGGTCAACGAGGCGTACAAGAAGGCAGCGGCCGACGGTCGCCTCGCCGGCTTCCTGCAGTACAACGAAGACCAGATCGTCTCGAGCGACATCGTGCACAACCCGCACTCGTCGATCTTCGACGCCACCCTGACCAACGTCAGCGGCAACCTGGTCAAGGTCTCCAGCTGGTACGACAACGAGTGGGGCTACTCCAACCGCCTCGTCGACCTGACCGAGTACGTGGCAGAGCGTCTCTGA
- a CDS encoding phosphoglycerate kinase produces MTLRTLDSLGPLEGKRVIVRCDLNVPLRDGIITDDGRVRASLPTLNALINAGARVVVCSHLGRPDGAPDPQYSLAPVAQRLSELLGKPVAFARDTVGESAHEAVASLEDGGIVVIENLRFNPGETSKDDAERGAFAAQLAELGDVLVSDGFGVVHRKQASVYDLAELLPSAAGLLIAAELDVLDRLTENPERPYAVVLGGSKVSDKLGVISHLLPRVDRILVGGGMLFTFLKAQGNAVASSLLEEDQLETVRGYIAEAEKRGVELVLPTDVVVASSFSADADHEVTAADAIESTAFGSAGIGLDIGPETAARFAEVIRGSKTVFWNGPMGVFEFPAFAGGTKAVAQALTEVDGLSVVGGGDSAAAVRQLGFTDDQFGHISTGGGASLEFLEGKKLPGLEVLGWA; encoded by the coding sequence ATGACTCTGCGCACCCTGGATTCACTGGGTCCGCTCGAGGGCAAGCGCGTCATCGTCCGTTGTGATCTCAACGTCCCCCTGCGGGATGGGATCATCACGGACGATGGCCGTGTCCGCGCCTCGTTGCCGACCCTCAACGCACTGATCAACGCGGGCGCCCGCGTCGTCGTGTGCTCGCACCTCGGACGACCCGACGGTGCTCCCGACCCGCAGTACAGCCTCGCGCCGGTCGCCCAGCGGCTTTCCGAGCTGCTCGGCAAGCCGGTCGCGTTCGCTCGCGACACAGTCGGCGAGTCGGCGCACGAGGCAGTCGCCTCGCTCGAGGACGGCGGCATCGTCGTCATCGAGAACCTGCGGTTCAACCCGGGGGAGACCTCGAAGGACGACGCTGAGCGCGGCGCCTTCGCGGCTCAGCTCGCAGAACTCGGCGACGTCCTCGTCTCCGACGGCTTCGGTGTCGTGCACCGCAAGCAGGCGAGCGTCTACGACCTCGCCGAGCTGCTGCCGTCCGCGGCCGGTCTGCTCATCGCAGCGGAGCTCGATGTGCTCGACCGCCTCACCGAGAACCCGGAGCGCCCGTACGCGGTCGTGCTCGGCGGGTCGAAGGTGAGCGACAAGCTCGGCGTCATCTCGCACCTGCTGCCGCGCGTGGATCGCATCCTCGTCGGAGGCGGGATGCTGTTCACCTTCCTGAAGGCACAGGGCAACGCGGTGGCTTCCAGCCTCCTCGAAGAGGACCAGCTCGAGACCGTCCGCGGCTACATCGCCGAGGCCGAGAAGCGCGGCGTGGAGCTGGTGCTCCCGACCGACGTGGTGGTCGCATCCTCGTTCTCGGCGGACGCCGACCACGAGGTCACGGCGGCCGACGCCATCGAGAGCACTGCTTTCGGTTCCGCCGGCATCGGCCTGGACATCGGCCCGGAGACGGCCGCTCGGTTCGCGGAGGTCATCCGCGGATCCAAGACCGTGTTCTGGAACGGCCCGATGGGTGTGTTCGAGTTCCCGGCCTTCGCCGGTGGCACCAAGGCCGTCGCGCAGGCGCTCACCGAGGTCGACGGTCTCAGCGTGGTCGGCGGTGGCGACTCGGCCGCGGCCGTGCGTCAGCTCGGCTTCACCGACGATCAGTTCGGTCACATCTCGACCGGCGGCGGCGCCAGCCTCGAGTTCCTCGAGGGAAAGAAACTACCCGGCCTGGAGGTGCTCGGATGGGCGTGA
- the tig gene encoding trigger factor yields MANSTVEKLTPTRVKLSITVTPDDLKPSIAHAYEHIAQDVQIPGFRKGKVPAPIIDQRIGRGAVIEHAVNEGLDKFFRDATVEHKLRVVGRPAADITQWPNEKDFSGDLLVDIEVDVRPEIEIPAYDGITLTVDAVEADEAALDAELENLRARFGTLVPVDRPAAKGDFVELDLVATIDGAEIDRAEGVSYEVGSGELLEGIDDAIESLTAGEDTTFRSALVGGDHAGSEAEVSVTVKAVKERELPEADDDFAQIASEFDTIAELRASLAERVSQQGVFTQGSAARDKLVETLLEQIDIPVPPKLIEDEVHNHLEGENRLEDDVHRAEVTEASEKQFRTQVLLDTIAEQADVQVSQEELSQYLIQSASQYGMAPQEFVEALQSSNQLPALVGEVARNKALAIALGKVKVVDTNGKPVDLSDFVVTDDEAEAETEAAADEKPAKKAPAKKAPAKKADDAEAAEKPAAKKPAAKKAPAKKADDAEAAEKPAAKKPAAKKAPAKKAADKAE; encoded by the coding sequence ATGGCGAACAGCACCGTCGAGAAGCTGACCCCGACCCGGGTCAAGCTCAGCATCACGGTCACCCCCGACGACCTCAAGCCCAGCATCGCGCACGCCTACGAGCACATCGCTCAGGACGTCCAGATCCCCGGCTTCCGCAAGGGCAAGGTCCCCGCTCCGATCATCGACCAGCGCATCGGTCGTGGCGCGGTCATCGAGCACGCGGTCAACGAGGGCCTCGACAAGTTCTTCCGCGACGCGACCGTCGAGCACAAGCTCCGCGTCGTCGGCCGCCCTGCAGCCGACATCACGCAGTGGCCGAACGAGAAGGACTTCTCGGGCGACCTGCTCGTCGACATCGAGGTGGACGTCCGCCCGGAGATCGAGATCCCCGCGTATGACGGCATCACCCTGACGGTCGACGCCGTCGAGGCCGACGAGGCCGCGCTCGACGCAGAGCTCGAGAACCTGCGCGCGCGCTTCGGCACGCTCGTTCCCGTCGACCGCCCCGCAGCGAAGGGCGACTTCGTCGAACTCGACCTCGTCGCCACCATCGACGGCGCCGAGATCGACCGCGCCGAGGGCGTCTCCTACGAGGTCGGCTCGGGCGAGCTGCTCGAGGGCATCGACGACGCGATCGAGTCGCTCACTGCAGGCGAGGACACCACGTTCCGCTCCGCACTCGTGGGCGGCGACCACGCCGGCTCCGAGGCCGAGGTCTCCGTCACCGTCAAGGCCGTCAAGGAGCGCGAGCTCCCCGAGGCAGACGATGACTTCGCGCAGATCGCCAGCGAGTTCGACACGATCGCCGAGCTCCGCGCGAGCCTCGCCGAGCGCGTCTCGCAGCAGGGCGTCTTCACGCAGGGCTCCGCTGCGCGTGACAAGCTCGTCGAGACCCTGCTCGAGCAGATCGACATCCCCGTGCCGCCGAAGCTCATCGAGGACGAGGTGCACAACCACCTCGAGGGCGAGAACCGCCTCGAGGACGACGTGCACCGCGCCGAGGTCACCGAGGCGAGCGAGAAGCAGTTCCGCACGCAGGTGCTGCTCGACACGATCGCCGAGCAGGCCGACGTGCAGGTCTCGCAGGAGGAGCTCTCGCAGTACCTCATCCAGTCCGCATCGCAGTACGGCATGGCTCCCCAGGAGTTCGTCGAGGCGCTGCAGTCGTCGAACCAGCTTCCCGCGCTCGTCGGCGAGGTCGCCCGCAACAAGGCCCTCGCCATCGCACTCGGCAAGGTCAAGGTCGTCGACACGAACGGCAAGCCCGTCGATCTGTCTGACTTCGTCGTGACCGACGACGAGGCCGAGGCTGAGACCGAGGCTGCGGCTGACGAGAAGCCCGCCAAGAAGGCTCCGGCGAAGAAGGCCCCCGCGAAGAAGGCCGACGACGCCGAGGCCGCTGAGAAACCGGCCGCGAAGAAGCCTGCTGCGAAGAAGGCCCCCGCGAAGAAGGCCGACGACGCCGAGGCCGCTGAGAAGCCGGCCGCGAAGAAGCCCGCTGCCAAGAAGGCTCCGGCCAAGAAGGCAGCCGACAAGGCTGAGTGA
- a CDS encoding superoxide dismutase gives MAIYTLPDLPYDFAALEPHISGKIMELHHDKHHATYVAGANTALEQLAEARDSGNLANVNKLEKDLAFNLGGHVNHSIFWTNLSPTGGGQPEGELKAAIDEFFGSFEKFQAHFTANALGIQGSGWSVLSWDSIGQRLIIQQLFDQQSNTAAGTVPLFQLDMWEHAFYLDYLNVKADYVKAAWNIANWENVAQRFEAAREKTNGLLVLS, from the coding sequence ATGGCGATTTACACGCTCCCCGACCTTCCCTACGACTTCGCAGCCCTCGAGCCGCACATCAGCGGCAAGATCATGGAGCTGCACCATGACAAGCACCACGCGACCTACGTCGCCGGCGCGAACACCGCCCTCGAGCAGCTCGCCGAGGCCCGTGACAGCGGCAACCTCGCCAACGTGAACAAGCTCGAGAAGGACCTCGCGTTCAACCTCGGCGGTCATGTCAACCACTCGATCTTCTGGACGAACCTGTCGCCGACCGGCGGCGGACAGCCCGAGGGCGAGCTCAAGGCCGCCATCGACGAGTTCTTCGGCTCGTTCGAGAAGTTCCAGGCGCACTTCACCGCCAACGCCCTCGGCATCCAGGGCTCCGGATGGTCCGTCCTCAGCTGGGATTCGATCGGTCAGCGCCTGATCATCCAGCAGCTGTTCGACCAGCAGTCGAACACGGCAGCGGGCACCGTGCCGCTTTTCCAGCTCGACATGTGGGAGCACGCCTTCTACCTCGACTACCTCAACGTGAAGGCCGACTACGTCAAGGCCGCGTGGAACATCGCCAACTGGGAGAACGTCGCCCAGCGCTTCGAGGCAGCCCGCGAGAAGACGAACGGCCTGCTGGTACTGTCGTAA
- the tpiA gene encoding triose-phosphate isomerase, translating to MGVKTRTPLIAGNWKMNLDHLQAVAFVQKLHWTLKDAKHEDGSVEVAVFPPFTDIRSVQTLIDADKIPFALGAQDISAHDSGAYTGEVSGAFLAKLDAKYVIIGHSERREYHAESDEVVAAKTKAALKHGLSPVICVGETAEDLEKFGASAVPAGQLEAALQGLSKDADIVVAYEPVWAIGSGQAATPQQAQDVCAALRTVIAKVLGDDAAARTRILYGGSVKAANIASYMREPDVDGALVGGASLVVDEFAAIIRFEKHVGV from the coding sequence ATGGGCGTGAAGACCCGTACCCCGCTGATCGCGGGAAACTGGAAGATGAATCTCGACCACCTGCAGGCGGTCGCATTCGTGCAGAAGCTGCACTGGACGCTCAAGGACGCCAAGCACGAGGACGGCTCGGTCGAGGTCGCGGTGTTCCCGCCCTTCACCGACATCCGCAGCGTGCAGACGCTGATCGACGCGGACAAGATCCCGTTCGCGCTCGGAGCGCAGGACATCTCGGCACACGATTCCGGTGCGTACACCGGTGAGGTGTCGGGTGCGTTCCTCGCGAAGCTCGACGCGAAGTACGTCATCATCGGCCACTCGGAGCGCCGCGAGTACCACGCGGAATCCGACGAGGTCGTCGCGGCGAAGACGAAGGCCGCGCTCAAGCACGGCCTCTCGCCGGTGATCTGCGTGGGCGAGACCGCGGAGGACCTCGAGAAGTTCGGCGCGAGCGCGGTTCCGGCCGGACAGCTCGAAGCCGCTCTGCAGGGACTCTCCAAGGATGCCGACATCGTCGTGGCGTACGAGCCTGTCTGGGCCATCGGCTCAGGCCAGGCGGCGACACCGCAGCAGGCGCAGGATGTCTGCGCCGCGCTGCGCACGGTGATCGCCAAGGTCCTCGGTGACGACGCTGCGGCGCGCACCCGGATCCTGTACGGCGGATCGGTCAAGGCTGCGAACATCGCCAGCTACATGCGTGAGCCCGATGTCGACGGCGCACTCGTCGGAGGCGCGAGCCTCGTGGTCGACGAATTCGCCGCGATCATCCGCTTCGAGAAGCACGTCGGCGTGTGA
- the rapZ gene encoding RNase adapter RapZ: MADGEKGEFLIVTGMSGAGRTTVANALEDLGWYVVDNLPPQILRPLLDLTDMGGTALPKVAAVVDVRGRNLFDDFPGVARALRSRGSVRVLFLDASDDVLVRRFESVRRPQPLQGDGTLLDGIRIERHKLAPIRESADLVIDTSALNIHQLATQVSDLFSEEGAARHRVTLMSFGFKYGLPTDVDLVADMRFLPNPFWNEELRGLTGKDEAVRDYVLSREGATEFLDAYTAALTPVLEGYQRENKSHSTIAIGCTGGKHRSVAMVEELARRVAAVPGVAVNVRHRDLGRE, from the coding sequence ATGGCTGACGGGGAAAAGGGCGAGTTCCTCATCGTCACGGGCATGTCGGGCGCTGGACGCACGACGGTCGCGAACGCACTCGAGGACCTCGGCTGGTATGTCGTCGACAACCTGCCGCCGCAGATCCTCCGCCCGCTGCTCGATCTCACCGACATGGGCGGGACCGCGCTGCCCAAGGTCGCCGCGGTGGTCGATGTCCGAGGACGCAATCTCTTCGACGACTTCCCCGGAGTCGCTCGGGCCCTACGATCACGCGGGTCCGTCCGTGTGCTGTTCCTCGATGCATCCGACGACGTGCTCGTCCGACGGTTCGAGTCGGTGCGCCGACCGCAACCGCTCCAGGGAGACGGCACGCTCCTCGACGGCATCCGCATCGAGCGTCACAAACTCGCTCCGATCAGGGAGTCCGCCGATCTCGTCATCGACACCTCGGCCCTCAACATCCATCAGCTCGCCACCCAGGTCTCCGATCTGTTCTCGGAAGAGGGCGCTGCTCGCCATCGCGTGACGCTGATGAGCTTCGGCTTCAAGTACGGACTGCCGACGGACGTCGATCTGGTCGCCGATATGCGCTTCCTCCCCAACCCGTTCTGGAACGAGGAGCTGCGCGGGCTCACCGGCAAGGATGAGGCCGTCAGGGACTATGTGCTGTCCCGCGAGGGCGCCACCGAGTTCCTCGATGCCTACACCGCGGCTCTCACCCCGGTGCTCGAGGGGTATCAGCGCGAGAACAAGAGCCACTCGACGATCGCGATCGGGTGCACCGGCGGAAAGCACCGCTCGGTCGCCATGGTGGAAGAGCTGGCTCGTCGGGTCGCGGCCGTGCCCGGCGTAGCGGTGAACGTGCGTCATCGGGACCTCGGCAGGGAATAG
- the whiA gene encoding DNA-binding protein WhiA — MALTTDVKAELVSIRNAPPTVRVAEVTSILRFAGGLHSIAGRVAVEAEVDAEILAQRVARDLAEIYGVRPEIAQVQSSTANDGARWAVRVIASGETLARQTGLLDQRRRPVRGLPNRLTTGSRAEIAGLWRGAFLAAGTLSEPGRSAMLEVACPSSEAAMALVGAAHRLGVAAKAREVRGMPRVVVREGEAIRTILSEMGAQKTAVTWEEMRQRREVRAGVNRLVNFDDANLRRSAQAAVAACARVERALEILADDVPDHLKVAGELRLAHRDASLDELGHHADPPMTKDAVAGRIRRLLAMADKRAQQEGIPGTEAAVPAGLDV, encoded by the coding sequence GTGGCACTAACCACCGACGTCAAGGCTGAGCTGGTCAGCATCCGTAATGCACCCCCGACGGTGCGTGTCGCGGAGGTCACCTCGATCCTCCGGTTCGCCGGCGGATTGCACTCCATCGCCGGGCGGGTCGCCGTCGAGGCGGAGGTGGATGCCGAGATCCTCGCGCAGCGCGTCGCCCGCGACCTCGCCGAGATCTACGGTGTTCGGCCCGAGATCGCCCAGGTGCAGTCCAGCACCGCGAACGACGGTGCCCGCTGGGCCGTCAGGGTCATCGCGTCCGGCGAGACGCTCGCCCGCCAGACCGGGCTGCTCGACCAGCGTCGTCGCCCCGTGCGCGGCCTGCCCAACCGCCTGACCACCGGGTCTCGCGCCGAGATCGCCGGCCTCTGGCGTGGCGCGTTCCTCGCTGCAGGAACCCTCAGCGAACCAGGCCGATCGGCCATGCTCGAGGTCGCCTGCCCATCGTCCGAAGCCGCTATGGCGCTCGTGGGGGCCGCGCACCGTCTGGGCGTGGCCGCGAAGGCCCGCGAGGTGCGCGGCATGCCCCGCGTCGTGGTCCGCGAGGGGGAGGCGATCCGCACGATCCTCAGTGAGATGGGCGCGCAGAAGACCGCCGTCACCTGGGAGGAGATGCGCCAGCGCCGCGAAGTGCGCGCGGGTGTCAACCGTCTCGTGAACTTCGACGACGCGAATCTGCGTCGCTCCGCGCAGGCCGCCGTCGCCGCGTGCGCCCGGGTCGAGCGGGCGCTCGAGATCCTCGCCGACGATGTTCCCGACCATCTCAAGGTCGCCGGAGAGCTCCGCCTCGCACACCGCGACGCGAGCCTCGACGAGCTGGGTCACCACGCCGACCCGCCCATGACGAAGGACGCCGTCGCAGGACGCATTCGTCGCCTTCTGGCCATGGCGGACAAGCGTGCGCAGCAGGAGGGCATCCCTGGCACCGAGGCGGCGGTGCCCGCCGGACTCGACGTCTGA
- a CDS encoding tetratricopeptide repeat protein yields MAKTWDERVDEVWDDASGEEVGDDTIARIDALAAERGSDDARAEFERAGARDSAGRPAEAVELYRRALALGLDDEHRPQCVIQLASSLRNLGEYDDALVVIRAEEELSGDGPYRDAVATVHALILASSGRPAQGLSVALLALVPHLPRYHRSMTAYAHEIAELDA; encoded by the coding sequence ATGGCGAAGACCTGGGATGAGCGCGTCGACGAGGTGTGGGACGACGCGAGCGGCGAAGAGGTCGGGGACGACACGATCGCGAGGATCGACGCCCTCGCCGCCGAGCGGGGGAGTGACGACGCACGCGCCGAGTTCGAACGTGCCGGAGCCCGTGACTCGGCGGGTCGGCCCGCCGAGGCGGTGGAGCTGTACCGACGCGCGCTCGCTCTGGGCCTCGACGATGAGCACCGCCCTCAGTGCGTGATCCAGTTGGCGAGCTCGCTGCGCAATCTCGGAGAGTACGACGATGCCCTCGTCGTGATCCGCGCGGAGGAGGAGCTGTCGGGCGACGGTCCCTACCGAGACGCCGTGGCCACAGTGCACGCGCTGATCCTGGCGAGCTCGGGGCGCCCGGCGCAAGGCCTCTCGGTCGCGCTGCTCGCGCTCGTTCCGCACCTGCCGCGGTACCACCGCTCGATG